One genomic segment of Brachyhypopomus gauderio isolate BG-103 chromosome 19, BGAUD_0.2, whole genome shotgun sequence includes these proteins:
- the LOC143483368 gene encoding uncharacterized protein LOC143483368, with protein sequence MHRNVVFFPGKIGVVFCKGPLGFLIQEPTQEARRIKEDPTLQDKSAPLKSDRVRENALAVVRQRGGDSSDRTEVLGQYILQFGKYKGKSFRWLLENDVGYTMYLIKSVQKEEVSGLCMAEGHSKDSLQAFVHFALSFAEIQSVLHYEASGVGAATASSEDDQLVGFGSRAKSTWKEIWDSRADGYADFIVGKTCIPGTRMHKLQQYLQKRRQLASVSTLTDEHAPRAPAKPLGKLQRGVNSYLYSPF encoded by the coding sequence ATGCACAGGAACGTGGTGTTCTTCCCAGGCAAAATCGGTGTTGTGTTCTGCAAGGGACCACTCGGATTTCTAATCCAGGAGCCAACCCAAGAAGCCAGGCGAATTAAGGAAGACCCCACTCTGCAGGACAAGTCTGCACCCCTGAAGTCGGATCGTGTCCGGGAAAACGCTCTGGCTGTGGTGCGTCAGAGAGGAGGGGATTCCTCAGACAGGACGGAGGTGCTGGGACAATACATCCTGCAGTTTGGGAAGTATAAAGGCAAATCTTTCAGGTGGCTTTTGGAGAATGATGTAGGATACACTATGTATCTTATCAAGAGTGTCCAGAAGGAGGAGGTTTCAGGGCTTTGTATGGCTGAGGGGCATAGCAAGGACAGCCTACAGGCATTTGTGCATTTTGCTCTAAGTTTTGCAGAGATCCAGTCTGTTCTCCACTATGAGGCCAGTGGAGTGGGTGCAGCCACTGCTTCTTCAGAAGATGACCAACTGGTTGGCTTTGGCTCTCGGGCCAAGAGCACCTGGAAGGAGATATGGGACAGCAGAGCGGATGGCTATGCAGACTTCATCGTGGGGAAGACCTGCATTCCAGGGACGCGCATGCACAAACTGCAACAGTACCTGCAGAAGAGACGGCAGTTGGCCTCCGTATCCACACTTACTGATGAGCATGCACCAAGGGCTCCAGCCAAACCCCTGGGTAAGTTACAGAGGGGAGTGAATTCATATTTATATTCACCGTTTTGA
- the LOC143482628 gene encoding uncharacterized protein LOC143482628, whose translation MELLDRVEKVLRHFHLATDPNDVPLFKSSMLKTWRIQRVHILRGCLSDPELSQGIMYRYGGTLQLNHIPGEGAKVPIWIPVRGTSQQEGYHFHQAQWITGTHVSTELFQAQGMMGVAWWNYQRLVDLKQPEVTLPAVFDPALIAELNSASKRVTGQEKYPILHLSNTDTGERFGLEYREPGCHPVPLDWDKHKRQKRDETAAPVLPSPVKTPTSVQAPNLVLSSSRTPLSGMASSEQIPSLSRSLSAEALIQQVLSEDQKDPSAAIEISHALPLPLKSSPRSARTGPIKTGGRVFVLDHTRWTPPMKDAIDHLLQKYHGEKNMLKLVDRDYADVVHQSATDPNSLLHPTTRLHICRYVKHLAKLLNTSSSLNTSPEKLLQTQQLWHSLTEGSETTSVPVVTMEPAIFSPPAPALLTPVTEDSIKKMVEGVVEKWQQQQHQQQPEVKTRQTKTCLACGQPKSRYETDGSSSHFFYQQGPVRYFYCSQRVHQSYAADGLSNPNMPFEEFARTEFFQRELEATKKRVEEKKDKKRKRPDSEQAGRRCRFCHRDLKQGPNSPHIHTGFPGVAGKYIYCPSKVYSLYQQKGMAKEMTWKEFQKSPFYEAERQRWVDEKKK comes from the exons ATGGAGCTGCTGGACAGAGTGGAGAAAGTCCTTAGACATTTTCATCTGGCCACAGACCCCAACGACGTCCCACTCTTTAAGTCATCCATGCTGAAGACGTGGCGAATCCAGAGAGTGCACATTCTCCGAGGTTGCCTCAGTGACCCTGAACTCTCCCAGGGCATAATGTACAGGTATGGAGGAACTCTTCAGTTGAACCACATACCTGGTGAAGGTGCCAAGGTCCCCATCTGGATTCCTGTCAGAGGTACATCACAGCAGGAGGGGTACCATTTCCACCAGGCCCAGTGGATCACAGGGACTCACGTCTCCACTGAACTGTTCCAGGCCCAGGGCATGATGGGGGTGGCATGGTGGAATTACCAACGGCTAGTGGACCTTAAACAGCCAGAGGTCACCCTCCCTGCTGTCTTTGATCCAGCTTTAATTGCTGAGCTGAACTCTGCCTCCAAGAGAGTGACTGGGCAGGAGAAGTATCCAATACTTCACCTCTCTAACACAGACACCGGAGAGAGGTTTGGCTTAGAGTACAGAGAGCCAGGCTGCCATCCGGTCCCTTTGGATTGGGACAAACACAAACGCCAAAAAAGAGACGAAACAGCTGCTCCTGTGCTGCCATCCCCTGTGAAGACACCCACTTCTGTCCAAGCTCCAAACTTGGTACTCTCCTCTAGTCGAACACCACTCTCTGGCATGGCATCCAGTGAACAGATACCATCCCTCAGCCGTTCACTGTCTGCTGAGGCACTGATACAGCAGGTGCTGTCAGAAGACCAAAAGGACCCTTCAGCAGCAATTG AAATCTCACATGCCCTGCCCCTGCCACTAAAGTCTTCTCCAAGGAGTGCTCGCACAGGACCCATTAAGACGGGTGGACGGGTTTTTGTGTTGGACCACACACGCTGGACGCCACCTATGAAAGATGCCATCGACCACTTACTGCAGAAGTACCATGGGGAGAAGAACATGCTGAAGCTTGTGGATCGAGATTATGCAGACGTGGTCCATCAGTCTGCTACAGACCCCAACAGCTTGCTGCACCCTACAACCAGACTGCACATATGCCGCTATGTGAAGCACCTGGCAAAGCTACTTAACACCAGTTCTTCTCTGAACACGAGCCCGGAAAAACTTCTGCAGACTCAGCAGCTGTGGCACTCTTTAACAGAGGGGAGTGAAACAACCAGTGTTCCTGTGGTCACCATGGAGCCTGCTATATTCAGTCCACCTGCACCTGCCCTGTTGACACCTGTGACAGAAGACTCCATCAAGAAAATGGTGGAGGGTGTCGTGGAGAAGTGGCAGCAGCAGCAACACCAGCAACAGCCAGAGGTCAAGACAAGGCAGACAAAGACCTGTCTAGCGTGTGGCCAGCCCAAGTCTCGATATGAGACTGATGGATCCTCCAGCCACTTTTTTTACCAGCAAGGGCCTGTGCGATATTTTTATTGCTCACAGAGAGTCCATCAAAGTTATGCTGCTGATGGACTCTCTAACCCCAACATGCCTTTTGAAGAATTTGCACGGACAGAATTCTTCCAGAGGGAGCTGGAGGCCACCAAGAAacgggtggaggagaagaaagacAAAAAGAGGAAAAGGCCAGACTCGGAACAAGCAGGCCGCCGCTGCAGATTCTGCCACAGGGACCTGAAACAGGGACCAAACAGCCCACACATTCATACGGGCTTCCCTGGAGTGGCAGGGAAATACATTTACTGCCCATCTAAAGTGTATTCTTTATACCAACAAAAGGGTATGGCCAAGGAGATGACCTGGAAGGAGTTTCAGAAGTCCCCTTTCTATGAGGCAGAGAGACAAAGATGGGtggatgaaaagaaaaaatga